TGTTGTTACTTTATCCATGGATGGCCTTTCCTTCCCCCTCATTCTAACACACTTGCAAGCTACATTTGCAATCCTTTTCAGAGCTTCGGGGTCGGATGGAGGCTTCAACGCCGGGTCCAATATGGCTGATATATCTCCTGCTTTGATCAGAGGAACTGCCCATTCAACTATGTTTCCTTCTTCGTATTGCATGTCTATGGCCTTTCTGCTACTGAGGATTTCTAAGAGCAACACGCCAAAGCTATAAATATCGGATTTGGTTGTGAGGTAGTGAAGCCTGTAGTACTCGGGATCAAGATAGCCAAGAGTTCCTGCAGGAAGCTCAGCCAATGGCGAACTACTATCAGCTGGTCCCAACAAAGAAAGGCCAAAATCAGACACCCTGGCATTGTGTTCTTCATCAATGAGAATGTTTGAAGATTTGATGTCTCGGTGAATTACAGGTGGGCAGGCATAACCATGCAAGTATTCGATTCCCCTAGCTGCTTGGACTGCGATGGTAACCCTTCGAACCCAATCCAACTGCTCTATTAAGGCAGGGTTCTTCCCGTGAAGATGCTGGTGCAAGGATCCATGAGCCATGAATTCGTAAACCAGAAGCCTTTCTCCACCCTCTTCACAATAGCCAAGCAGGTTGAGTAAATGAGCATGGTTTAACCTTGATAGCAGATCAAGCTCAGTGTGGAATTCTTTGGAGTTTTTCTGCTTATCAGAAGACACGATAGCCTTTTTAACCGCAACAAATGTCCCATTCTTTAACACCCCCTTGTAGACACATGAGAAACTTCCCTTTCCCACTATGGATTCTTCCTTGAATCCGCTGGTGGCCCCCTCAAGTTCTTCGTAAGTGAACATCCTTGCCCTCCTTAACTTAATCTCATCCATGTCAGGACGGATCTTCCCGTTATCTTTAGAAACTGAAGTACTGCCGCCGTTGTTTTTCTTGGGCTTCAATTGTTTTGCCGAGCATTGACAGTTCCTCAGCCTATAGCGAACATACAAAATAGCAGTTGTTGCAACAACAATCACCAAGAACACAGCAAGGCCAATCTCTGCAATAACAACTGGCAATTCCAATGACCAaaaccttttctttcctttggcattattgaaatataaagaagaaCAGTTTGAGAAGCATTCTGCTGAATAGCAACTTGAACAATTATAATCACACTGACGATCTGATTTCAAAGTACATTCCATTTTCTGGTACATTTCAGCAGGGCAACCATTACTGCAAGGCAAACAAGCATGAGAGTCTGGAGACTTGCAAGGTGGATTAGCATCGAAAAATTCATAGGAACCGGGAGGACAAGGAGTAGTTTGACAGAGTCCAGGCGAGACAGCTAGGGGAAGAGAGCTGGGGAACTCAAGACCCCAACAAACAGGTAAGAGGGATTTTTCAGCAAGAATTCCACAAGTGAAGTAATTTCCCGCAGCGATTTCATAGACCTTAATGGCAGCCGGGGTTGGAGTGCTTCGCTTTACAATATAGCCCCAACAAATCACCTCGCGGTCATAGCTCTTGATTCCACAAGCATGGAACTTTCCTCCCACGACAGACAACATAGGATCACTAGGAGGAAAATCAACATTTCCTTGGTTCAAATATGCTGCTGATATGACAGAAATCTCTTCTTCAAGGCCCAAGCTCCTTCCCCAACAGAAGGCTCTTGAATTCACCCCCTCTAGAATGCCACAAACATGATATCCACCAGCGGCAATCTGTTGAAACCTCATTTCTTGAGGAATCAAGCTGATTACACGACTATTAGCCTCATCACCCCAACAGAAAACGGTCCTATTCTCCGAAAACAATCCGCAATTGAACTCGGAACCAGCTGAGATTGATTGAATCTGCCCATCAAACACATGGTTCCTTGTCATGTTGTAACCCCAACAATCAATAAGGGAAAGGTTTCTACTCCTGCCTGTTGAAGGCTTTCTCAAACCACATAAATGGTAATCGCCAGCACTGATTTCTACATACTCGGCCTCTTCCATCATAGGCTGAGGCACACCTGGTCGAAGATAGCCACTACTTCCCCAACAATACGGTTGGTTAGATTCCAACAGAAGCCCACAAACAAAACCATCTCCAGCAGTTAGACCAATAAAAGGGAAATGAGCTGGAGTTCCATAGATTATAGCTGAATTTGAACCATAACAATTCACAAGATGAGACCCATCTGATTTTAGACCACAGAAGACAGGACCATTCTCACCATAAGAAATGGCAATGGAAGACATGGAGCCTAAACCTGAGACTAGCCACCATAAATCTGATAGAACCACAAATTGAACCAAATATCCACCATTCCATTTGCCAATCATCAAGACCCtgataaaaaaatctctaacaGAATAGCTCAAATTCCCCATCAAACAAGCCAAACCCCAAGATACAAAGATATGAAATGGCACCTACTTTATGTTTTGATGGTTAACCACCTGCACTACATGTACACGAGGACTTCACCTTGATTATGACTTGCATGTTAGCCTCTTAAAACATGATGTGAAGTTCTGATATCTGTCAGTGTTCAACAGTAACCAGCATGAAGTGAAAAAACCTATCAAGAACGACACCTAAACACCATATTTTGCATCCAAAGACCACACAACACACAACCCTCATCCATAAGCaacaaaggagaagaaaatgtgACGAACATTGCAAACATACTTGAAGCTACTGATGTTCAACCAAAACCCAGATTAAAGAACTTGCTATCTTGAAACAAGAAGCTCTACAAACTATGATCTCATAAACACAACACCTTATACTGAAAATTCAAGAACTTGAGCAGCTTTTGATCTTTACACCTTCCTGCTTCAAAAAATAACTTACCCTTTAACTGGAAGACAGACTCTTGCATGTTTCGGATCAACAAACTTGCATTAGATCACATTTAGAGCCAACACTCAGCTTCTTTCAAGTATAACTTCAACCCCACCTCATtttagtagtaaaaaaaaaaaaaaacaagtctctCTTTTGCTTGTGGCCTACTGAAAAAAGTTAGTAATGCTTGAAGAGAGAACTTTGAGTGGGGTGAGTCTGTTGATGGTGGTAGCAGGAGTGTTGTTGTTTCAGGCAAGagaagaggggggggggggagtcaTAAATGTCCATAAAACTGTAGCTTCGCAATATGGGCAGGTGTAGGTGAAGACAATAAATGAAGCATTTAATGCTAATTGATCCTTTTCATGCCTTGTTCACTACACTCTTACAGTTCTTTcaagctttccttttcttcttcttttttagccCTTTTTTACTCTTTCTAGCTTTTCGAGTGAAACTGTCATTTGTTTGTTCTCATGAGTCATGCATGTCTTTGGTCTGCCATAAATAATACCGAGTTGCAAAATTTATTTGTCTTGACATGTAAGAGAATTCACTATAATTAGCATCCTCCAAAAGATTTtccataaatgtttttaatggCTGCttaaactcctttttttttaatgactagTTTCATTAGGGGTGAAGCTGATAATTCTCACCTGAAGTTTCAAGTTCATATATATTCCATAGGCTTACCGTGATAGAGTGAcgtactaattaatttttattatgtttgagATTAGTgaagagtgttttttatttaaaaatatattaaaataatatttttttaatatcaacatattaaaataataaaaaaaatatgtatttaaaacttaaaaaaataaaaataaaaaaataaggtccAACCTCAGTGTCAAAAATACCATGATATAAACGTGTAGTTATCACATACTAGTTTAGATCATCACATAAAGTTTAGAGATTATTGCACCACCTcacaatatagaaaaatatagtttcataTAATTTTCACTATACATTAAAGTTTTCATGCTCTACCACCCATGATCAGACCATAAAAAGTATctcttccaattaaaaatttttattcttaataattatgTTGAAGCTGTGGTCTGTTTCGAAATTGGAATTTGTGCACATATTAGTTGACACGATTTAATCATTGTTgattaattactattatttattgGAATGATTGTCGGGTATCCACGAACTGGTTTGTTTGTCTCATGGAGATTAAAGACccaataagaaattaatttctgaaggtttttttttggcCATAGAGTagaatatttctttcaaatctAAGAActgaatttgattatttttttttcaaatccctTAGTCAAAACACTTTGAAGTCTTAGGGATTTAGGGTTCATGATGATTTATATAGAATATATTCCCTTTGTTGCCTAAATTAGGAAGGTttggttaaaatatatatatatatatatatatatatatatatatatatatagttagctGGATGGTTTATGTACCCATGTTTCCTATTTAAATGAATGAAGATggagaaaaataacaattacatATTACAAATAGTaatttcctcctcctcctcttcttcttatcAATCCCAAGCgacgttatttttttttttttttaagatggttTTGTAGGgtgataatttatgtttttttatctaattatgaaaaaaattatttgcttaactaaataacttataatttttgtattgattttacatataattgtgtttaaaattttaattttgtagaaGCTAAAATAACTTGCTCATGAAGATTTGCTTTTCATTTAAACATAAGAATCTATCTTATAatagttttaatcaaatatatttttttaaaactaattttttaaaaattataaataaaaatatttttgtaaaacttattttttatactgcaacaacaaaaaaaactaccatAATAGACCaacataacttaaaaaaaaaaaatcaacttttgatTGTATCTAGTAGTGGCCAAGGCAATCCTAGTTTTCACAATTTTTGTGATTGTTAACAAGAAGCTAGttacatgacaaaaaaaaaatttaaagtcatTCTTGT
This Populus alba chromosome 7, ASM523922v2, whole genome shotgun sequence DNA region includes the following protein-coding sequences:
- the LOC118032061 gene encoding serine/threonine-protein kinase-like protein ACR4; translated protein: MGNLSYSVRDFFIRVLMIGKWNGGYLVQFVVLSDLWWLVSGLGSMSSIAISYGENGPVFCGLKSDGSHLVNCYGSNSAIIYGTPAHFPFIGLTAGDGFVCGLLLESNQPYCWGSSGYLRPGVPQPMMEEAEYVEISAGDYHLCGLRKPSTGRSRNLSLIDCWGYNMTRNHVFDGQIQSISAGSEFNCGLFSENRTVFCWGDEANSRVISLIPQEMRFQQIAAGGYHVCGILEGVNSRAFCWGRSLGLEEEISVISAAYLNQGNVDFPPSDPMLSVVGGKFHACGIKSYDREVICWGYIVKRSTPTPAAIKVYEIAAGNYFTCGILAEKSLLPVCWGLEFPSSLPLAVSPGLCQTTPCPPGSYEFFDANPPCKSPDSHACLPCSNGCPAEMYQKMECTLKSDRQCDYNCSSCYSAECFSNCSSLYFNNAKGKKRFWSLELPVVIAEIGLAVFLVIVVATTAILYVRYRLRNCQCSAKQLKPKKNNGGSTSVSKDNGKIRPDMDEIKLRRARMFTYEELEGATSGFKEESIVGKGSFSCVYKGVLKNGTFVAVKKAIVSSDKQKNSKEFHTELDLLSRLNHAHLLNLLGYCEEGGERLLVYEFMAHGSLHQHLHGKNPALIEQLDWVRRVTIAVQAARGIEYLHGYACPPVIHRDIKSSNILIDEEHNARVSDFGLSLLGPADSSSPLAELPAGTLGYLDPEYYRLHYLTTKSDIYSFGVLLLEILSSRKAIDMQYEEGNIVEWAVPLIKAGDISAILDPALKPPSDPEALKRIANVACKCVRMRGKERPSMDKVTTALERALAQLMGSPCNDQPILPTEVVLGSSRMHKKSSRRSSDRSAVSETDVVEGEDQRIEFRAPSWITFPSVTSSQGRKSSVSDADVDGKSSARNLGYVANAGDALRSLEEEIGPASPQERLFLQHNF